One Micropterus dolomieu isolate WLL.071019.BEF.003 ecotype Adirondacks linkage group LG23, ASM2129224v1, whole genome shotgun sequence DNA window includes the following coding sequences:
- the LOC123963772 gene encoding olfactory receptor 4K14-like, with product MTNFSYVTSFYLSDYNGMKDLKPIYFCIFLIIYITIVAENVLLIGVVYCEKTLHEPMYLLLCNLAVNGLYGGTALMPAVLSNLLSQSFEISLPFCQTQIYALHTYAFIEFTILAAMSYDRYVAICHPLLYYEIMSQKVVKLIVFTWLYPMLAFLIVFIFTLQLQFCERTIEKVYCFSYILVKLACTDTSIVNIVGLLSVAIYTLPQLAMICYSYAHILRICVRSFSKSKAKALRTCTPHLLAVINYSIGCFFEIAQSRFNISHLPYPTKLFLSLYFLIFPPILNPAVYGLSIKVIRVQLFRLFNRKSRQVTNNVAKRAVFIAHSK from the coding sequence ATGACAAATTTCTCTTATGTGACATCTTTTTATCTATCTGATTACAATGGAATGAAAGACCTGAAgccaatttatttttgcatcTTCCTGATTATTTATATAACCATTGTTGCTGAAAATGTTCTGTTAATAGGAGTGGTATATTGTGAAAAAACTCTGCATGAGCCCATGTATTTGTTACTGTGTAACCTGGCTGTGAATGGTCTGTATGGAGGCACTGCTTTAATGCCAGCAGTACTGAGCAACCTGCTGTCACAATCATTTGAGATATCTCTACCATTTTGTCAGACACAGATCTATGCTTTACACACATATGCCTTCATTGAATTCACAATTCTAGCAGCGATGAGTTATGATAGGTATGTAGCCATTTGTCATCCACTGCTTTATTATGAAATCATGTCACAGAAAGTTGTAAAACTTATTGTCTTTACGTGGCTTTACCCCATGCTGgcatttctcattgttttcattttcactctTCAGCTTCAGTTTTGCGAAAGAACTATTGAAAAGGTGTACTGTTTCAGTTACATTCTGGTGAAACTTGCCTGTACAGATACATCTATTGTTAACATAGTTGGCCTACTATCTGTAGCTATATATACACTTCCACAGCTGGCCATGATCTGTTATTCATACGCACATATCCTGAGGATATGTGTAAGGTCATTCAGCAAATCCAAGGCCAAAGCCCTCCGGACCTGCACCCCTCACCTACTAGCAGTAATAAACTACTCCATCGGGTGCTTTTTTGAAATAGCACAAAGTCGATTCAACATTAGTCACTTGCCCTACCcaaccaagttgtttttatcTCTGTACTTTTTGATTTTCCCACCCATTCTTAATCCAGCAGTCTATGGTTTGAGCATTAAAGTCATAAGGGTACAACTGTTTAGGCTTTTCAACAGAAAAAGCAGGCAAGTAACAAATAATGTAGCCAAGAGGGCTGTTTTTATTGCACATTCAAAGTGA
- the LOC123963259 gene encoding connector enhancer of kinase suppressor of ras 2-like, with translation MALVMEPVSKWSSSQVVDWMKGLDDCLQQYIKTFEREKVGGDQLLRITHQELEDLGVSRIGHQELILEAVDLLCALNYGLETENLKTLSHKLNASAKNLQNFITGRRRSGHYDGRATRKLPNDFLTSVVDLIAAAKSLLAWLDRSPFAAVADYSVTRNSVIQLCLELTTIVQQDCSVYETENKILHVCKTLSGVCDHIISLSSDPMVSQAAHLEVVQLANIKSTEGLGMYIKSTYDGLHVITGTTEGSLADRCKKIHAGDEVIQVNLQTVPIFPQSPTSSVATPTSTLSTPSRRSSCALQDLYIPPPPPEPYTPRDDKGSLPGDDPQADVHVAEGSESPNSYLDQECRGRFPLVEEDSILYCYEYDQNQEVSSVRRGSTPTYGRLRPISMPVEYNWVGDNEDLAKLKRESRRENSLLRFASEDKAPGEDFLLGRSLSQNRRKTERGGSPTHYTLVPALQMEVSLSTSSSDSASLYHVFERSSLLSRSKKKSKGKSISGSPMSSISKRRISCRDLGQGDCEGWLWKKKDAKTYFSQKWKKYWFILKDTCLYWYMNEEDEKAEGFVSLPEFKIDRATECRRKFAFKACHPKIKTFYFAAENVDDMSRWLSRLSMAVAGYSEQEKIRRDQDYWSESDHEDMEMPPRPKQDSPPPPYDTFPRASSVSLSVSPYLEPKRGHLSSSDTFQSRSSHEEFHSEPQDGSSSNNGVSPGQKTSSHRNSWHDQMESSTRMHYLQTFPVEETLLSEDRDHLAMEYRRQSTLPAQRSLLQEQYRALPLPLRASIESEGGGKPRSFTLPRDSGLHAILAATAADQREPQHYHLDRAGDTGHGRDCRMQADSLGDLYRALEQTSLSTSADHRSASRLEYKRSFVRRVNDPLLNDKLHRLRILHSSLKNVPFQDTNRSLGFLG, from the exons ATGGCACTGGTTATGGAGCCCGTGAGCAAGTGGAGCTCCAGTCAAGTGGTTGACTGGATGAAAG GCCTGGACGACTGCCTGCAGCAGTACATCAAGACCTTCGAGAGGGAGAAAGTAGGGGGGGACCAGCTGCTGCGTATCACCCACCAGGAGCTGGAGGATTTGGGAGTGTCCAGAATCGGCCACCAGGAGCTCATACTGGAGGCTGTGGACTTACTCTGTGCTCTG aaTTACGGGCTGGAGACTGAGAATCTGAAGACTCTTTCTCATAAGCTCAATGCATCTGCCAAGAACCTACAGAACTTCATCACAGGCAGGCGGCGCAGCGGCCATTACGATGGCCGAGCCACCCGCAAGCTGCCCAATGATTTTCTTACCTCTGTGGTGGACCTGATCGCTGCTGCCAAAAGCCTTCTGGCGTGGCTGGACAG gtcTCCATTTGCTGCAGTGGCAGATTACTCCGTGACGAGAAACAGCGTGATCCAGCTGTGTCTGGAGCTCACTACAATTGTACAGCAG GACTGCTCTGTGTacgaaacagaaaacaaaatcctGCATGTG TGTAAAACTCTCTCTGGAGTGTGTGACCACATTATCTCTCTGTCCTCGGATCCCATGGTGTCCCAGGCTGCACATTTGGAGGTTGTGCAACTAGCCAACATAAAATCCACTGAAGGACTG GGCATGTATATCAAATCAACATATGACGGTTTGCATGTAATCACTGGGACAACAGAAGGA TCCCTGGCTGACCGCTGTAAGAAAATCCATGCTGGAGACGAAGTCATTCAGGTCAATCTTCAGACAGTG ccaATCTTCCCTCAGAGCCCCACCAGCAGTGTCGCCACGCCCACCAGCACTTTAAGTACGCCATCTAGGAGGAGTAGCTGTGCCCTGCAGGACCTCTACATCCCCCCTCCTCCACCAGAACCCTACACCCccag AGATGACAAGGGAAGTCTGCCGGGTGACGATCCTCAAGCGGACGTCCATGTCGCCGAGGGATCCGAGTCACCAAACTCCTACCTGGACCAGGAGTGTCGGGGGCGATTTCCTCTGGTGGAGGAAGATTCTATACTGTACTGTTACGAGTATGACCAGAACCAAGAGGTGTCCTCAGTCCGCAGGGGGAGCACTCCCACCTATG GCAGGCTCAGGCCCATCTCAATGCCGGTGGAATACAACTGGGTGGGAGACAACGAAGACCTGGCCAagctgaagagagagagcaggagag AGAATTCCCTGCTGCGCTTTGCGAGTGAAGATAAAGCCCCGGGGGAGGACTTCCTGCTAGGACGCAGCCTGagtcagaacaggaggaaaacTGAGCGAGGAGGCAGCCCCACTCATTACACACTCGTCCCCGCCCTCCAGATGGAAGTCTCCCTGTCCACATCCAGCTCTGACTCTGCCTCCCTGTACCAT GTGTTTGAACGATCCTCACTGCTGTCAAGGTCAAAGAAGAAGAGCAAAGGTAAGAGCATTT CTGGAAGTCCCATGTCTTCAATCAGCAAGCGGCGGATTTCCTGCAGGGACTTGGGTCAGGGGGACTGTGAGGGCTGGCTGTGGAAAAAGAAGGATGCTAAAACCTATTTCTCACAGAAGTGGAAGAAGTACTGGTTCATCCTGAAAGACACGTGCCTCTATTGGTACATGAATGAGGAG GATGAGAAGGCTGAGGGCTTTGTCAGCCTCCCAGAGTTCAAGATTGATCGTGCCACTGAATGCAGAAGGAAGTT TGCTTTCAAGGCTTGCCATCCGAAGATAAAGACCTTCTACTTTGCCGCGGAAAATGTAGACGACATGTCCCG GTGGCTGAGTCGTCTCAGCATGGCAGTGGCAGGCTACTCTGAGCAGGAGAAAATTCGCCGGGACCAAG ATTACTGGAGTGAGAGCGATCATGAGGACATGGAGATGCCCCCGAGGCCCAAACAAGACAGTCCACCACCACCTTATGACACCTTTCCCAGAGCGTCCTCCGTGAGTCTGTCA gtGAGTCCCTACCTGGAACCGAAACGTGGCCATCTCTCCTCCTCCGACACATTCCAGTCCCGCTCCTCTCATGAGGAGTTCCACTCTGAGCCTCAggacggcagcagcagcaacaacggcGTCTCCCCCGGGCAAAAGACGAGCAGCCACCGAAATTCATGGCATGATCAGATGGAGAGCAGCACGAGGATGCACTATCTCCAGACATTTCCCGTGGAGGAGACCCTGCTGTCTGAGGACAGAGACCACCTGGCGATGGAGTACCGGAGGCAGTCTACCCTGCCTGCACAGCGCAGCCTGCTGCAAGAACAGTACAGAGCCCTGCCTCTGCCCCTCAGGGCCAGTATTGAGTCAGAAGGGGGAGGGAAACCACGCAGCTTCACGCTACCCAGAGACAGCGGGCTACATGCTATCCTGGCCGCCACCGCTGCTGATCAGAGAGAGCCCCAGCACTACCATCTGGACCGGGCCGGAGACACTG GCCATGGACGGGACTGCAGGATGCAGGCAGACTCTCTGGGAGATTTGTACCGGGCTCTGGAGCAGACCAGTCTGTCCACCTCAGCTGATCACAGATCAGCCAGCCGCCTGGAGTACAAGCGCTCATTTGTCCGCCGAGTGAATGACCCGCTGCTCAATGACAAGCTTCATCGTCTCCGGATCCTCCATAGTTCACTTAAG AATGTCCCTTTTCAAGACACAAACCGGTCATTGGGTTTTTTAGGGTGA